A genomic segment from Spinacia oleracea cultivar Varoflay chromosome 3, BTI_SOV_V1, whole genome shotgun sequence encodes:
- the LOC110782435 gene encoding carboxylesterase 1-like: protein MASTNNNLYELLNKIPNLTETLHIIPNPDGTVTRPFELYPTVPPSTATAAAAASSPSLSKDVVINSEKSTSVRIFLPRYDSLEKKKEKRRILVYVHGGGFVVASAAHPNFHDFCSYAASQLAALVVSVEYRLAPESRLPAAYDDVVEALKWIKDGKDEWIEEYGDLSSCVMMGDSAGGNIVYHAGLMVAGRVDDFKPLIFKGLVLIQPFFSGLDRTKSELKLANDHVLTLVVCDLCWEISLPVGANRSHEYCDPLNGGGSGLLDCVRELGWRVWVVSCDGDPLYDRSVKLVELMEKRGLNVKSMFCKGGEHGMFVGNPSKYKANELLDFVKDVFV, encoded by the coding sequence ATGGCATCAACCAATAACAACCTCTATGAACTCCTAAACAAAATCCCAAACCTTACTGAAACCCTCCACATAATCCCTAACCCCGACGGCACCGTCACTCGTCCTTTCGAGTTATACCCTACCGTCCCTCCTTCCACCGCCACCGCTGCCGCCGCCGCCTCCTCCCCTTCCCTTTCTAAAGACGTCGTGATTAACTCTGAAAAGTCAACCTCAGTTCGAATCTTCCTCCCTCGATACGACTCCCTagagaaaaaaaaggagaaacgTCGCATTCTAGTGTACGTTCACGGTGGAGGTTTTGTCGTGGCAAGTGCCGCACACCCAAATTTTCACGATTTCTGCTCTTACGCGGCGAGCCAGCTCGCCGCGTTGGTAGTCTCGGTCGAGTACCGCCTCGCCCCCGAGAGCCGTCTACCCGCCGCGTACGACGACGTTGTGGAGGCTTTAAAATGGATCAAGGATGGTAAAGATGAGTGGATAGAGGAGTATGGTGATTTATCTAGTTGTGTTATGATGGGGGATAGTGCAGGGGGTAATATAGTCTACCATGCAGGACTAATGGTAGCGGGTCGGGTGGATGATTTTAAACCGTTGATTTTTAAGGGTTTGGTTTTGATCCAACCGTTTTTTAGCGGTTTGGACCGAACAAAATCCGAGTTGAAGTTAGCTAATGACCATGTTTTGACACTTGTGGTTTGTGATTTGTGTTGGGAAATCTCGTTACCCGTTGGGGCGAACCGGAGTCACGAGTATTGCGATCCTCTTAATGGGGGTGGTTCGGGTTTGTTGGATTGTGTTCGGGAATTGGGATGGCGGGTTTGGGTCGTGAGCTGTGATGGTGACCCGTTGTATGATCGGAGCGTGAAGTTGGTGGAGTTGATGGAGAAAAGAGGACTGAATGTGAAGTCTATGTTTTGTAAAGGTGGTGAACATGGAATGTTTGTGGGTAATCCCTCTAAGTATAAGGCAAATGAATTGTTGGATTTTGTGAAAGATGTCTTCGTCTAA
- the LOC110782434 gene encoding carboxylesterase 1, with protein sequence MIRTPTTTTTAAVITTVLLFLVILLITIQQLLQSQKMSTSPNPTPINPYKRLHIIPNSYGTLTRLPEFFPTVPPSTTNSTALSLSKDVVINTEKNTWVRIFLPRNVSDLETSSSKKLPILLFIHGGGFILCSAASPVFHEFCTNMASRLSALVISVEYRLAPEHRLPAPYDDVLEALTWVKERKDEWITKHGDLSRCVLMGESAGGNIVYHAGLKAANQINDFKPLIIKAMILIQPYFGGVDRTESEIRLGNDVALPLVVNDLMWDLALPVGSNRTHEYCDPFVGDGLKLWDRVRDLGWEIGVAGCDGDPLFDRNVELVKVLERRGLSVRAMFDKGGSHGMFVSDISKTIELFEFVNKFFIFKD encoded by the coding sequence ATGATCAGGACACCCACAACCACCACTACCGCCGCCGTCATAACCACCGTGCTACTATTCCTTGTCATCCTCCTCATCACCATCCAACAACTTCTTCAATCCCAAAAAATGTCAACTTCACCAAACCCAACTCCAATAAACCCCTACAAACGCCTCCACATCATCCCCAACTCCTACGGCACACTCACGCGCCTCCCTGAATTCTTCCCCACCGTCCCACCCTCCACCACAAACTCCaccgctctttctctctccaaagACGTCGTCATCAACACCGAAAAGAACACCTGGGTTCGAATCTTCCTCCCTCGAAACGTTTCAGATCTCGAAACTTCCTCCTCAAAGAAGCTCCCAATACTTCTATTCATTCATGGAGGCGGGTTTATTCTCTGCAGCGCCGCCTCCCCTGTTTTTCACGAGTTTTGTACAAATATGGCGAGTCGACTCAGCGCGTTGGTTATCTCGGTCGAGTACAGACTCGCCCCTGAGCATCGCCTTCCTGCTCCATACGACGACGTTTTAGAGGCGTTGACTTGGGTCAAAGAAAGGAAAGACGAGTGGATAACAAAGCATGGAGATTTATCGAGGTGTGTTCTGATGGGGGAGAGTGCAGGGGGTAATATAGTCTACCATGCTGGATTAAAGGCAGCAAATCAGATCAACGATTTTAAACCGTTGATTATCAAAGCCATGATCTTGATCCAACCGTATTTTGGTGGTGTTGACCGCACTGAATCCGAAATCCGTTTGGGAAATGATGTAGCCTTGCCTTTGGTGGTGAATGATTTAATGTGGGACCTAGCTTTGCCCGTCGGGTCGAACCGGACTCACGAGTATTGTGACCCGTTTGTAGGTGACGGGTTGAAGTTATGGGACCGGGTTCGGGATTTGGGTTGGGAGATTGGGGTCGCGGGTTGCGACGGTGACCCGCTTTTTGACCGGAATGTGGAGTTGGTTAAGGTGTTGGAGCGAAGAGGTTTGAGTGTAAGGGCTATGTTCGACAAAGGTGGTAGTCATGGAATGTTTGTATCTGATATTTCTAAGACGATTGAATTGTTTGAGTTTGTTAACAAGTTTTTCATTTTTAAGGATTAA
- the LOC130470698 gene encoding RING-H2 finger protein ATL13-like has protein sequence MGIEKYSGTILFLCVWCVLIIILTIDIYFRFKRRSSIFYNNVRNQVISSTVTLPPIIATISVILPPQPQLERVIEIGSDSDEVATTSSVDEEKVREITQSCSDCAICLDNFDEQLNYDGGVTTLRVLRRCGHRFHTYCINQWFLNGHHTCPICRVSITYDVLA, from the coding sequence ATGGGTATAGAAAAATATAGTGGTACCATACTATTTCTCTGTGTTTGGTGTGTATTAATCATTATATTAACCATCGATATCTACTTCAGATTTAAACGGAGGTCGTCGATTTTTTACAATAATGTACGCAACCAAGTAATTTCTTCCACGGTCACATTGCCTCCTATTATTGCCACGATTTCGGTTATCCTCCCACCCCAACCTCAATTGGAACGAGTGATTGAGATCGGGTCTGATTCAGATGAAGTTGCGACAACATCATCGGTAGATGAAGAGAAGGTACGTGAAATCACTCAAAGTTGCTCGGATTGTGCAATTTGTTTAGATAATTTTGACGAACAATTGAATTATGATGGTGGTGTAACAACATTAAGAGTACTAAGACGTTGTGGGCATAGGTTTCATACTTATTGTATCAACCAATGGTTCTTAAATGGGCATCATACTTGCCCTATTTGTCGTGTATCTATAACTTATGATGTTTTAGCTTAA
- the LOC130470700 gene encoding carboxylesterase 1-like: MFFLFTIFALLIQAGDIDPNSLADYPYKLMHLTKNPDGSLTRAKDFYPTNPPNNSISHAFSRDVTLNKTKKTWIRLYLPNKSNLANLPVIIFGHGGGFIILSTATPSFDLFLSKTAGKLNVLIVSVEYRLTPENRLPAAYDDFLEALQWVKKKNDDWVRKYADVSKCIVMGESSGANVAYNAVLRASLMVRELRPLVIRGLVLVQPFIGGVLRTGSELRKAANTPGLPLVVMDFLWNQSLPLGTNRDHLYCNPLIRGGSRNLDKIKRLGWPITIMGCNGDILIDRQLMMFDFLKQQGVNVIGNFSIGGYHGVFLNETAEIEKLYGFTRSVFPSILPY; encoded by the coding sequence ATGTTCTTCCTATTTACAATCTTCGCATTACTTATCCAAGCCGGTGATATAGATCCAAATTCTCTCGCCGATTATCCTTACAAATTGATGCACCTTACCAAAAACCCGGACGGGTCGCTCACTCGAGCGAAAGATTTCTACCCGACTAACCCACCTAATAATTCGATTTCTCATGCTTTCTCTAGAGATGTTACTCTCAACAAGACTAAAAAGACGTGGATTCGACTCTATTTACCCAATAAATCGAATCTCGCGAACCTCCCAGTAATAATCTTCGGCCATGGTGGGGGGTTCATTATCCTAAGCACGGCCACCCCTAGCTTCGACTTATTTCTCTCCAAGACAGCGGGGAAATTAAACGTGTTAATTGTCTCGGTTGAGTACAGGCTCACACCTGAGAACCGCCTCCCGGCCGCATACGACGATTTTTTGGAGGCATTGCAATGGGTGAAGAAGAAAAATGATGATTGGGTTAGAAAGTACGCTGACGTTTCCAAGTGCATTGTGATGGGGGAGAGTTCAGGGGCCAACGTAGCATACAACGCAGTATTACGCGCATCTCTAATGGTCCGCGAGTTAAGACCGTTGGTTATTAGAGGTTTGGTTCTAGTCCAACCGTTTATAGGCGGGGTACTCCGTACTGGATCCGAATTGAGGAAAGCGGCCAATACGCCTGGTTTACCCTTGGTGGTAATGGATTTTTTGTGGAATCAATCATTACCACTTGGAACTAATAGGGACCACCTATACTGTAACCCCCTTATTCGTGGCGGATCCAGGAATTTGGACAAAATTAAAAGGTTGGGTTGGCCAATTACAATAATGGGTTGTAATGGTGACATACTTATTGATAGGCAATTGATGATGTTTGATTTTTTGAAACAACAAGGGGTGAATGTAATTGGTAATTTTAGTATAGGAGGTTACCATGGTGTTTTTCTTAATGAAACGGCAGAAATTGAAAAACTATATGGATTTACACGAAGTGTATTTCCTTCCATACTTCCTTATTGA
- the LOC110782282 gene encoding probable carboxylesterase 120 translates to MKNPIKLQTFIFFLVTILHNNHLAKAQPPITINPYEFLHIIPNPDGSITRIKEFFPTVPPNTTTSLAISKDVPLNPYKKTWVRLYLPSGLSGPPGYLNNLPIVVFAHGGAFVLLSTATPDIDLFLSNTASKLHVLVVSVEYRLAPEHRLPAAYDDVLEALYWVKDKKDEWVGKYGDVSRCIMMGESVGGNIVYNVGLRASVLTRVLKPLVIRGLVLIQPFYGGGNLNRGYKDPNIEVVADLLWNLSLPLGANWNNPYFNPTFGGGSSNLDIIRRLGWRVAFAGCDGDFIFDKQLKVFEFFKGRGLDVIGYFGRGYYHGVFVEDPSESQKIFEFVRYVFSSYI, encoded by the coding sequence atgaaaaaccCAATCAAACTACAAACATTCATCTTCTTCCTAGTAACAATTCTCCATAATAACCATCTAGCCAAAGCTCAACCTCCAATTACCATTAATCCTTATGAATTCCTCCACATTATCCCAAACCCGGACGGGTCAATAACCCGAATCAAGGAGTTTTTCCCAACCGTACCACCAAACACTACCACTTCGTTAGCTATCTCTAAAGATGTCCCTCTTAACCCGTATAAAAAGACGTGGGTTCGACTCTACTTGCCCTCCGGCCTGTCCGGCCCGCCCGGATATTTAAATAACCTCCCCATCGTGGTGTTCGCCCACGGTGGGGCATTTGTGTTACTTAGCACGGCCACCCCTGACATCGACTTATTTCTCTCTAACACGGCGAGTAAACTCCACGTGTTAGTTGTCTCGGTTGAGTACCGCCTCGCCCCCGAACACCGCCTCCCGGCCGCCTACGACGACGTTTTGGAGGCGTTGTATTGGGTGAAGGATAAGAAGGATGAGTGGGTTGGAAAATATGGGGATGTTTCTAGGTGCATTATGATGGGAGAGAGTGTAGGGGGAAACATAGTGTACAACGTTGGATTACGAGCTTCTGTCTTAACACGTGTGTTAAAACCGTTGGTAATACGAGGTTTAGTCTTAATCCAACCGTTTTATGGTGGAGGTAATCTAAATCGGGGTTATAAAGATCCGAATATCGAGGTAGTGGCCGATTTGTTGTGGAATTTATCTTTACCACTTGGGGCTAATTGGAACAACCCGTATTTTAACCCGACGTTCGGTGGCGGATCTAGCAATTTGGATATAATTCGCCGGTTGGGTTGGCGGGTTGCTTTTGCGGGTTGTGACggggattttatttttgacaaaCAATTAAAGGTGTTCGAATTTTTCAAGGGACGAGGGTTGGATGTTATTGGTTATTTTGGTAGAGGATATTATCATGGTGTTTTTGTTGAAGATCCTTCAGAATCTCAAAAGATATTTGAATTTGTGCGATATGTATTTTCTTCATATATATAG
- the LOC110782285 gene encoding probable carboxylesterase 120 — MSKQKMKQLALIFFLVTILHNKPSKAQPPTVNPYAALHITPNPDGSITRIKEFFPTVPPNTTTSLAFSKDVPLNPNNKTWVRLYLPSGPPGYLNNLPVVVFAHGGGFILLSTAGPDIDLFLSSTASKLRVLVVSVEYRLAPEHRLPAAYDDVLEALYWVKDKKDEWVKNYGNVSRCIMMGESVGGNIVYNVGLRASVMTPALKPLVIRGLVLIQPFFGGADLDRGYTNPNMQVIANLLWNLSLPLGENRNNPYFNPIFGGGSSNLDKIRGLGWRVAFAGCDGDFIFDRQVKVFEFFKKRGLDVVSHFGKGYNHGVFIGNPSESQTLFEFVRNVFSPYLVS; from the coding sequence ATGtctaaacaaaaaatgaaacaacTAGCACTCATCTTCTTCCTAGTAACAATTCTCCATAATAAGCCATCCAAAGCTCAACCTCCTACCGTTAACCCATATGCAGCACTCCACATTACTCCGAACCCGGACGGGTCGATAACCCGAATCAAAGAGTTTTTCCCAACGGTCCCACCAAATACTACCACTTCTTTGGCCTTTTCCAAAGATGTCCCTCTTAACCCGAATAACAAGACGTGGGTTCGACTCTACTTGCCCTCCGGGCCGCCCGGATATTTAAATAACCTGCCCGTCGTGGTATTCGCCCACGGTGGGGGGTTTATCCTACTGAGCACGGCCGGCCCTGATATCGACTTATTTCTCTCTAGCACGGCGAGTAAACTCCGCGTGTTAGTTGTCTCGGTTGAGTACCGTCTCGCCCCCGAGCACCGCCTCCCGGCCGCGTACGACGACGTTTTGGAGGCGTTGTATTGGGTGAAGGATAAGAAGGATGAGTGGGTTAAAAATTATGGGAATGTGTCAAGGTGCATTATGATGGGGGAGAGTGTAGGGGGAAATATAGTGTACAACGTTGGATTACGAGCTTCTGTTATGACACCTGCGTTAAAGCCGTTAGTCATACGAGGTTTAGTCCTAATCCAACCGTTTTTCGGAGGGGCGGATCTTGATCGTggttatacgaatcctaatatGCAAGTAATTGCTAATTTATTGTGGAATTTGTCTCTACCACTTGGGGAAAATCGGAACAATCCTTATTTTAACCCGATTTTCGGCGGCGGGTCGAGTAATTTGGATAAAATCCGCGGGTTGGGTTGGCGGGTCGCATTTGCGGGTTGTGACggggattttatttttgacaggCAAGTGAAGGTGTTCGAATTTTTCAAGAAACGAGGGTTGGATGTTGTTAGTCATTTTGGTAAAGGCTATAACCATGGTGTTTTTATTGGAAATCCTTCTGAATCTCAAACGTTATTTGAATTTGTGCGAAATGTATTTTCTCCCTatttagtttcttga